In Mustela lutreola isolate mMusLut2 chromosome 1, mMusLut2.pri, whole genome shotgun sequence, one genomic interval encodes:
- the ARL9 gene encoding ADP-ribosylation factor-like protein 9 isoform X1 — translation MEKGKVMEKGKVMEKGKAVEKGKVIEKGKVIEKAKVIEKAKVNDKGKVMKKGKEPEKEKIREKGKEEKKTEVEKEKIKGKEKGKEEKSNCKEEEKRKERETEKEKEQLKGKEEKEKKDNSALTKPPLEPPEKNKQILVLGLDGAGKTSVLHSLALNRVQHSVAPTQGFNAVCINTEDSQMEFLEIGGSEPFRSYWEMYLSRGLLLIFVVDSADHNRLPEAKKHLHQLIETNPILPLVVFANKQDLEAAYRITDIHEALALSEVGNDRKMFLFGTQVTENGSEIPSVMQDAKDLIAHLAADMQ, via the exons ATGGAGAAGGGAAAGGTGATGGAGAAGGGGAAGGTGATGGAGAAGGGGAAGGCGGTGGAGAAGGGGAAGGTGATAGAGAAGGGGAAGGTGATAGAGAAGGCGAAGGTGATAGAGAAGGCGAAGGTGAATGATAAGGGGAAGGTgatgaagaaggggaaggagccagagaaagagaaaattcgggaaaaaggaaaagaagagaaaaagacggaggtggagaaggagaaaattaaggggaaagagaaaggaaaggaggagaagagTAACTgtaaggaggaggagaagaggaaagagcgCGAGAccgagaaagagaaggaacagctcaagggaaaagaagagaaagagaagaaggacaaCAGCGCCTTGACAAAGCCCCCGCTGGAGCCGCCG GAGAAAAATAAGCAGATCCTTGTGTTGGGCCTGGATGGAGCAGGAAAGACCAGCGTTCTGCACTCTCTAGCTTTAAACAGAGTCCAGCACAGCGTGGCACCCACCCAAGGTTTCAATGCAGTATGCATCAACACCGAGGATAGCCAGATGGAGTTTCTGGAGA TTGGTGGCAGTGAACCTTTCCGTTCCTATTGGGAAATGTACCTATCCAGAGGATTGCTGCTGATCTTTGTGGTGGATTCAGCTGATCACAACAGATTACCTGAAGCCAAGAAACACCTTCATCAATTAATTGAAACAAACCCAATCCTTCCTCTGGTTGTGTTTGCAAACAAACAG GATCTTGAAGCAGCCTATCGTATTACAGATATCCATGAAGCTTTGGCATTGTCTGAGGTGGGAAATGACAGGAAGATGTTCTTGTTTGGAACCCAAGTGACTGAGAACGGCTCAGAAATACCCTCCGTTATGCAAGATGCCAAAGACTTGATTGCACACCTGGCTGCAGATATGCAGTGA
- the ARL9 gene encoding ADP-ribosylation factor-like protein 9 isoform X2 has translation MEKGKVMEKGKVMEKGKAVEKGKVIEKGKVIEKAKVIEKAKVNDKGKVMKKGKEPEKEKIREKGKEEKKTEVEKEKIKGKEKGKEEKSNCKEEEKRKERETEKEKEQLKGKEEKEKKDNSALTKPPLEPPEKNKQILVLGLDGAGKTSVLHSLALNRVQHSVAPTQGFNAVCINTEDSQMEFLEIGGSEPFRSYWEMYLSRGLLLIFVVDSADHNRLPEAKKHLHQLIETNPILPLVVFANKQRQRASEREGRGRRRGRKRISSKLHARCRTQHGA, from the exons ATGGAGAAGGGAAAGGTGATGGAGAAGGGGAAGGTGATGGAGAAGGGGAAGGCGGTGGAGAAGGGGAAGGTGATAGAGAAGGGGAAGGTGATAGAGAAGGCGAAGGTGATAGAGAAGGCGAAGGTGAATGATAAGGGGAAGGTgatgaagaaggggaaggagccagagaaagagaaaattcgggaaaaaggaaaagaagagaaaaagacggaggtggagaaggagaaaattaaggggaaagagaaaggaaaggaggagaagagTAACTgtaaggaggaggagaagaggaaagagcgCGAGAccgagaaagagaaggaacagctcaagggaaaagaagagaaagagaagaaggacaaCAGCGCCTTGACAAAGCCCCCGCTGGAGCCGCCG GAGAAAAATAAGCAGATCCTTGTGTTGGGCCTGGATGGAGCAGGAAAGACCAGCGTTCTGCACTCTCTAGCTTTAAACAGAGTCCAGCACAGCGTGGCACCCACCCAAGGTTTCAATGCAGTATGCATCAACACCGAGGATAGCCAGATGGAGTTTCTGGAGA TTGGTGGCAGTGAACCTTTCCGTTCCTATTGGGAAATGTACCTATCCAGAGGATTGCTGCTGATCTTTGTGGTGGATTCAGCTGATCACAACAGATTACCTGAAGCCAAGAAACACCTTCATCAATTAATTGAAACAAACCCAATCCTTCCTCTGGTTGTGTTTGCAAACAAACAG agacagagagcaagtgagagagaggggaggggcagaaggagaggcagaaaaagaatctcaagcaagctccatgcccggtgcagaacccaacatggggcttga